CTTCTTTGAGTTCGTCGGTGGTCAGTGACCAGAATTCGGCGATGCCGCCGGTAAGCCAAATACCGTCCTGGTCCAGCTCGACCAGGCAGTGCCGTACCAACGCACGCAGTGCCGCGTAGTCGATTTCGTCGCCGTCGAGGCCGCAGAACGGGGTGTAGAGCGAACTGCAGTTGCCCCACAGGTGCTCCGACGCCCAGTCCTTCGCCTCTTTGCCGGTGACACCTGTGACCACAACCGACTCCTTCTGCACTATTGCCGGACGCGAGTTTCTCGGGCCAGGTGATGACTATCACGTACGCGTCATGGTAGAACGATATGTGCGTTGCGTGCAAGGAACAAGTGCGCAGCAAATACACCATGATCCGCGTATTTCGATACAGCCGCAGACGGCAAGCATGAGGAGCGTGATGTCGCAGAGCATGGAGGGCCGAGTCGCCGTGGTCGCCGGCGCGTCGATGGGCGTCGGGCGGGCCACCGCAATTCGCCTCGCGCGGGAAGGCGCGACGGTAGTGCTGCTGGCCCGCCGCAAATTGCTTCTCGATGAGGTCGTCGAGATCATCGGGCCCCGCGCCGTCCCCATCGTCACCGATGTCACCAGCAGCCACGATGTGCACGCGGCCTTCGATCAGATCGCAGCGCAGTTCGGCCGCATCGACGTCCTGATCAACTCCGCAGGAGCCAGCCGGATTCGGCTGATCGAAGAAGCCAGCGACGAAGACATCGCCGTCACGATCAACACCAACCTGGTGGCTCCCATCTACACCACGCGCTCGGCCATTCCGCTGCTGCGCGCGGCCGGCGGCGGCGACATCATGAACATCTCCTCGGAGATCACCCTCGACGACATGCCGATGATGACCCTTTACGCCGCCACCAAGCGTGGCCTCAACGGTTTCACCGGAGCCATGAGCAAAGAGCTGCGACGAGAGGGCATCCGGGTGACCCTGGTGGTTCTGGGTGCGGTCGGAGATACCGGGATCCACGAGAACTTCGGCCCGGGCGACCTCGAAAAGGCCTGGCCGCTGTGGGAAGCCGACGGCTACCTCACCCGGATGAGCGGCACCCACCTGCTCACCTCGGCCACCGTTGCCGACGTGCTCCACGACGTCATCACCCGGCCACGTGAAGTGATGATGGACGTGGTCCACGTCCGTCCGGCGAGCAGCTGACTCGCCCCGCCGAAACCGCGAAGGAGACAAAGTGATTCGACCGATGGACGGCGTCCGCGTGCTGGAGGTGGCGCAGTTCACCTTCGTCCCGGCCGCGGGTGCGGTCTTGGCCGACTGGGGCGCCGACGTCATCAAGGTCGAACACGCGGAGAAGGGTGACGCTCAGCGTGGCCTGAGCGCCCTAATGGGCATGCCGGTCGGCAGCGGGTCCTTCGCACCGTTGATGGAACACCCCAATCGGGGCAAACGCAGCCTTGGCCTGGCGCTGGAGCAGCCCGGGGCGTTGGGGGTCCTGCACGAACTGATTCGCACCAGCGACGTGTTTCTGACCAACTTCTTGCCCGCTGCACGCCGACGGCTGGGCATCGAACTCGACGACGTCCGCAAGATCAACCCGGACATCATCTACGTCCGCGGATCCGGCTTCGGCAACAGCGGCCCCGACAGCGAGAAAGGCGGATACGACAGCACCGCCTTCTGGGCTCGAGCCGGCAGCGCGGTGGGGACCACCCCGGTGGACTACGGCGGCCTGTGCAAGATGCCGGCGGGCGCCTACGGTGATTCGCTGGGTGGAATGACCATCGCCGGGGGTATCGCCGCCGCTCTGTTCGCCCGGCAGCGCACCGGTGAGACTTCTGTCATTGATGTATCCCTGCTCGGGGTCGGCGCGTGGGCCAACGCGCTCCCGGTGGGTTTCGCACTTTTAGAAGGTGGCCCGCCGGCGCCCCGCGCTCCCGGCAACTCGGCGCCGACGAACCCGCTGGTCGGCAATTACCGGACCGCCGACGACCGTTGGCTCGTCCTGGCCATGCTCCAACCCGGGCGCTATTGGCCCGAGTTCTGTCGGCACATCGACCGCGAGGACCTCATCACCGACCCGCGATTCTCCACCGCTGAGGCACTAATGGCCAATGCGATGGCGGCGGCCGAGATCGTGCAGGAGGTACTCGCCGCACGGCCGCTGGCCGAATGGGTCACCCGGTTCGCCGGCATGGAAGGCCAGTGGGCCATCGCGCAAGACCCGTGGGAGGTGGGCCAGGACCCGGCGTTGCGGGCCAATGGCCTGATCGCCGAAGTGCTCGACAGCGACGGCACTCCGCGGGAACTGGTCGCCAACCCGGTCCAGTTCGACGAGAAGCCGGTACAGCTCACGCGGGCACCGCAATTCGCTGAGCACACCGACGACATTCTGCGGGCTCTCGGCAAGTCCGACGACGAACTGATCGACCTCAAGATCAGTGGCGCGGTGACCTAGCAGGTGGCGCCACGGCTGTCAGGTTGCCACGCGGAGGATGGCCGCTGAGCAGAAAGCCCACAGGTCATCGACGCTGGTCGCGCGCCCACCGGACAGCACCGCGGAGTGCGACGTCGCCAACAGCAGTTCCTGAAGCAGCGCAGCCTGGGTGGCCAGCGGGACGTCGTCCCGCAGCAAGCCGGCATCAGCAACCCCTTCGAGCAACTCAACGATGAAGGAATGCAAGGGTTCCAAGGCGTAAGCGAGGTCGTTAGGGCGGGACTCGGCCAGTCGCAGGTGCAGGACACTGAGCCCGCGCGCCAGTCGGGCCGGCATCGCGGTGATTTCGGACAGTGCCTCCATCAAGGCCCGCACCCGCAGCACGGGATCCGCGATGCCCTCGCACCGCTCCCGGATCATCGGCATCGCCGTAGTCCGCAGAATCGTCTCGTACACCGCCAGCAGCAGGCTGTCTTTGCCATCGAAAAAGGTGTAGAAGGTCCGCTGTGACATGTTCGACTTGTCAACGACGTCCTGAATCGTGAAGTCGCTCTCGTCTCTCTCCCCGAGTAGCTCTATCGCCGCCGAGACGAAGCGATCACTGCGGGCCTGGGCACGCGCGCGGGCGTTGCGCAGCGAACGATCGACACTGTCCTTCTGCCAACTCGGTACGGGCGCCTCCGCCGGTTGATGATCTTTCGTCGCCTTCAGCTCACTTGACCGCGCCATGACGCTCCGCTCTCTCAAGGTCGACTTCGGCCAGGAAGTCACCGATAACTCCCCTGACCGTATCTGGGCACTTCTGGTGGGCCGAATGCGCCGCGCCCGCGACCTCGACAAATCGTGCCCGCGGATTGACTTGCGCGAACCGCCGACCCTGCTGCTGACGCGTGGGTTCGTCCCGCTCGCCTGCCATCAACAGAATCGGGCACGCGATGCCAGCCAACGCCTCATCGCTCAATTCGGGCCAAGACACGCTGTCCTCGTGTAGCGCCGTGACCAGGTCGCGCCAGTGCTCGGGGCCATGGGTGGCCTCATGCAGGCGTCTTAGCGCGAAGGGCCACGTACGGTGCAGATGCTCCAGCCGCGGAGCGCGGTAATCGCTGGGGCGTCCGGTCCCCGGAGAAATGAGAACCAAAGATTGGGCCGTTCCCGGGACCTCCAGCTCTAGCGTGAGCGCGATCTCCGCGCCGTAGGAGAAACCCACGATGTGCGGGCGACCCAGGCCGAGGTACTCGATGAGATAGCGCAGGTCGGAACGGACCGCGGTCCCCGTCGTGGCTGTCGGCCGGAATTCCGATCGGCCGTGGCCGCGCAGATCGGGCAGGATGCAGCGATAACCCGGACCCAGTGCGGCGGCCAGCTCAGCCCACTCGAATTCGCCGGTCGCGGTCGCGCCGTGGACGAACAGGATCGGCTGAGGTCCGTCGCCGATCTCCGCATACGCCAGCGTCAACCCATCGTGTTGATAGGTGAAGGCACGGGGCGTGCTCAGTGGCTCAGTCATGCACGCCCTCAACAACCTGGTTCTCGTGAAGTGGCAGACCCCAGGTTCGTTCAGAGACAGACGACGCCAATTGTCTCCCTCACGCCCTCCGCTGACGTCTACCGAATCCTTGCATGACGCCTATCATGTTCTACCAGTGCGAAACGCCAAGGTGCTGTCTGACGAGGTTAACATGCTAGAGCTGAGCCAGCCTGCCTATCGGATACGTGATAGTGATTGCAACTCAGCTCCAGGCAATGGATTTGAGTTCGGTGAACTCCTCGATTCCGTGGTGGCCCCATTCCCTGCCGATGCCGCTCTGCTTGAATCCGCCGAAGACACCAGTGATGCCCACCCCGCTGGGCTGGTTGGCCGACCAGCCAGGACCGGAACTGCCCAGAGCCTCGGCATTGACGGTGGGCGACCCCACCGTCTGCACCGAGACGTTTCCGGCCCGGATCTGACGGGCGACGTTGAATCCGCGCGCGGTATTACCTGCGATGACGCCGCCGCCGAGTCCGTAGATCGAATCGTTGGCGATGCGAATCGCTTCATGTTCGGTCTTGTAGGTGATCACGGTGAGGACCGGACCGAAGATTTCCTCCTGAGCAATACGCATGTCATTGCGGGCGTTGATGAACAGCGTCGGCTCGTAAAAGAACCCCTTGGCTAGGTGCTCGGGACGCTTGCCGCCAAAGACAAGCTCGGCTCCCTCATCGAGACCGCATTGCACGTATGCCTCCACTCGAGCCCGTTGCCGCTCTCGGATCAACGGGCCGATGAGCGTGTCGGGCTCCCGGGGGTCGCCGACCTTGAGAGACGCCGCCGACTTCTTGGCTGCCTCCACGTAGGCGTCGAGCAGGTGCTCGGGCAGCAGCATCCTGGTCTGGATGGCACAGCCCTGCCCGGCGTGGATCATCGAGGTGATGATGCCCATGTTGGCGACATGGTCTTCAGGGACGTCATCCAAGACGATCGATGCGCTTTTGCCGCCAAGCTCGAGTTGCAGGCGCTTGACCGTAGGGGCGGCGGCCGCCATGATGGCGCGCCCGGTCGCGGTCGAGCCGGTGAAAGTGACCATGTCGACCAGCGGGTGAGTGGTCATCTCCTCGCCGACCTCCGGGCCACCCGCGATGACGTTGAGCACGCCGGGCGGAAGGTCGGCGTCTTGAGCTGCTTTTGCGATTTCGAATGCGTCCAGCGGCGTCCACTGGTGCGGTTTGAGCACCACGGTGCAGCCGGCCGCCAAGGCCGGCAGAACCTTCACGATGTTGAGGAAGAACGGAAAGTTGAACGGTGTGATCGCGGCGACCACACCGACCGGCTCCCGCACCACAGCGTGTCCGGCCATTCCGGTCGGCCCGCCGGCCGGCGGAGACACTTCGGTCCAGCGCACCGCGAGTTCCATGGCCTCGGCAACCCACTCGGCGATGTCAATCGTGCCGCGTACCTGAATGATGTCGGCGAGGAAGCCGACCGACCCTGACTCGGCCACCACCAGCTTCTTGAGGAAATCGTGGCGCTCATCAAGGATGGCGGCGAATCGGCGTAGGACCCTTGCCCGATCTCGAGGCGACGTCCGTGGCCAGGGCCCGTCGTCGAACGCCCGACGAGCAGCCGCGATCGCCGCGTGGGTGGCCTTGAGGCCCGCATCGGGAACCGAGCCGATGACCTCCTCGGTGGCCGGGTCGATAACTTCGATGACCCCGACCGTGTCGTCGGCCGTCCAGGCGCCGTCGATGAACATGTCGTCGTAATCCCACCGCTCACTCACCGCGCATACCTCCACTCTCAAGAATTTGACGCCCGCTGCATCGCCCAGTCAGGCCTGCTGCCGCAGACGTGCCGATGTCAGGAGACGCTAGCAGCGTATCCCTATATGGAGAATATTATGTTCCTGCTTCTGCACCTGCTATATCTGTTTATGGGCAGTCATTATCTTCGCGGTCACCTTGGTTGGAGGGAACATGGAAGACGTACTGGGATATGCGGGGCGCCACGTGGTGGTTACCGGTGCCGCGTCCGGCATGGGCGCCGCGACGGCGACGATCTTGACCAAGCTGGGGGCGCGGGTCACTGCGCTCGACGTGCGGCCTACCGAGGCGTCGGTCGACCGGGCGCTCGAGGTGGACTTGCGTGACCGCGCATCCATCGAGCGGGCAGCCGAGTCCATCGACGGGCCGGTCCACGGCTATTTCGGCTGCGCAGGCCTACCTGGGCCCCCGTTCTCCGGTCTGGACGTAATGCTGGTCAACTTCGTGGGGGCTCGGCATCTGGTGAACCTGATCCTGCCCAAGATTCCAGCAGGCGGTGCGATCGCCGTGGTCGCATCCAATGCCGCCATGGGGTGGCAACTGGAGCTGGAGCAGCTGATGGAACTCGTGTCCACCGACGGATTCGACGAGGGCAAGCAGTGGTGCGAGGCCCACGAGGAGATGGGGGCGGTCGGCGCATACCCGTTTTCAAAGAAGGCGATCAACGCCTGGGTGGCGTCCGGGGCCGCCACGCTGATCACCGATGGCATCCGGCTCAACTGCATCAACCCCGGCCCCACGGACACCGCGATGCTGCCCCACTTCGTGGAATTCGCCGGGCAGAATGTCATCGACGCCTTCGTCGGCCCGATCCGGCGGCGCTCAACCGCCGAGGAACAGGCATGGCCGCTGATCTTCCTCAACAGCCCCCGATCGAGCTACATCAACGGCGAAGCATTGGTGACCGACGGTGGATTTTTCGGCGCCGTGCAGTCCGGCCAGCCACCGCTTCCGCTGGATCGTGACGTTCCGTGACCAGTGGACGAGGGGTTGCTGCCGTGCCGCACCGAGTCATCCAATGGGGTACCGGCAACACCGGGGCACACAGTTTGCGTTTCCTGCTCGAGGACCCGGCTTTCGACGTCGTCGGGGTGTGGGTGAAACGGGAGCAGAATATCGGGCGCACCGCCGGGGAGCTGGCTGGGTTGCCGTCGGATGGACCGATCGCCACCCATGATGTCGACGATCTCGTCGCGATGGCCGCCGACTGCGTCGTATACATGGCGGCAGAGCCCACCGGGTCCCCCAAGGAGCCCGGCACCGACGGCTGGGAAAGCGTCGATACGATGTGCCGACTCTTGGCCAGCGGCAAGAACGTCGTAGCCACCGGCATCTCCGGGCTGACCAACCCGCAGGCGTTCGGCGACGACGTTTACGATCGCCTGCGCCTCGCGGCTGAGTCGGGCGGGACCACGTTCTTCGGCACCGGCATCGAACCGGGCTTCATGTGCGATGCACTGGCACTCAGCCTGAGCAGCATCTCCCGCGACATCAGGTCGATCCGCGCGCAGGAGTGCCTCAGTTATGCGACGTATGACCAGCCCAACTACCACGTCGGGCACGGCGGGATCTGGGGCGCACCCTGCGACCCGAGCTTTGGCAACGCGTTCGCCGAACACATCCTGGCGGCAGGCATGGGTGGCCCGGTCCTCCTGCTTGCCGACGCCCTGGGCGTGGCACTCGACGATCTCACGGCCGTGGTCGACCTCGCCGCCGCCGACGAGGACTTCGAGGTTCCCATGGGACCGATAGGCAAGGGCACCGTGGCCGGATACCGCTTCGAGCTACTCGGCATCATCGGCGCGGAAGCCAGGATCGCCGTCGAACACATCACCCGAATCCATCCCGACGTGGCGCCGCACTGGCCGTCGATCGGTTCCGGGGGCTTCCGCGTAATCGTGGACGGCACACCATCATTCACTGCCGAAGTCATCTTCGACGAGGACGACCCGACCAAGGCGGGTTGCGTGGCAACAGCAGCGCGAGTCGTGAATTCGATCCCAACCGTGTGTGCCGCTCCGTTCGGCGTCTGCTCGTTTCTCGATCTACCCATGATCAGCGCCGCCGGCTCCTTCAGCTGACCCCGTCGACCCGCGATCGAACGGGACTGATGTCAGAGCAGGCCGCGTGCACCATGCGGCGGGAGGTCTAGGTAGGTCAGTACCCCGGCAGGCGCGGCGCAGACCGCGGGAATGGCGTTGGTGACCGGCGTGACGGCGACAATGTAGCCGGCATGGGTGCTGTCGCCGAAGTCCGAGGTGAGCGACATATCCACCTTGATGTTGGGCTCACCGTCGATCACTACCCGGTAGCAGTCGTCGAGGCCGTACTCGGGGAAGTCTTCCCGACGCAGTTTGGTGATGTGCTCGATCACGATGCGTGCCTCGCCGTTGACCATCCCCCTGATTTCGAAGGACATGCCCGACACAGTGCCCTTGGCGATGCGCCCCGAGGCGATCTCGAAGTCCTCGTCGGCGTGGATGACGTGGTGCGCCTCGTCGATGCCGTCGAGCGTCACGCCCATCGCGTCGGCCAACATGGCGACGGAGGGTCCCCAAATGCTGGCCGTCACACCGGGCAAGAGGATCATCGAGGACGACGTGTCGGCCTCGCCGAAACCGTACAAACCCAGCTGCGGGTTGTTCCACGGCCCGTAGTTGTAGATCTCGAACAGCCTGATCGAGCGAACCTGCTGGGCCACGGTGAGCGGCGCCAGCGCCAGCCCGAAACCGGCCCACCCCGGGTCTCCCCCGCTGGTGTAGAACGACGCGTTGCCCGCCAGGCATGCCTCCTGCAGGCGGTCAAAGACGTCCTTGCCTTTCGCCTTGGGATAGACCAGCGCCGGATCGGAAACATTGACGACGTTCTTGCCGGCCCGCAGCATCCCGACGCAGTCGTCGACCACGGCCCCTTCTCGCCCCATGCTGTCGGCGGCATAACAGATGCAGTCCGCGTCACCGGCAATAAGAAGGTCGGCATCCTGGGTGGCGAGCACGCCGATCGGCGGCACCCGGGATAGCTCCCCGACGTCGCGCCCGGCCTTCTCTGCCGAGGACACCCACGCGCCGATCAGCTCGAGGTCCGGATGTTTGAGGATGCTCTGTACCGCCAGGGTGCCCAGATTTCCCGTTCCCCATTGAACGACCTGGAAGGTCATGAAGCTGCTCCGATCTCGGTCAGCCCACGGGCGCCGTATATGGAAACATCCTTCTACACAAAGGAGGATATAGTCTGCTTTTGATGACAGTTGCAAATCCCGGTCAAGTAACCTCGGCTGCTCATCACCGACATGCTGACAACCATCGCCCCCAGCTCGGTCGGCGATCACAGAAAAGTGAGTCCAGTGGCGTATTCACGCGAGGAACTAACGGCTGCCCATGACCGCTTCATTGCACTCAGCGTTGCCGCCCAGGGCAGCGGGCAGTGGGACGACTACTGCGAACTATTCACCGAGGATGCCTTGTATGTAGAGCACTTCTTGGGGACCTACCACGGGCGCGACGAGATCAAGCAGTGGCTCATCCCGGCCATGACCGCGTGGCCGCAAATGAGATTCCCCGTGCTATGGCGCACTTTCAACGAGGAAGACGGGCTGGTGGTGTTCGCCGTCGGCAACGATATGCCCGACGTCGACGGGAATGGGCCCTACTCGGTGCCATCGTGGACTCTTCTTGAATACGCGGGAGACAACCAGTGGTCGCGTGTCGCTTGCCAGGGTGATGGGACCACCGTTTTGCCATGAGCATGGGACCGGTTGTTTCCGGTTGCTGGCCGTGGGGTGATGGTGACTGATGACCTGGCTGCTGGTCAATTCGGCTGGTCCGAATTGACCGGCTTTCGAGGACGGGGTTTCTGGCGTTGCCGGTAGGACTCGCCCTCGACGACGAGTTCGTAGGCCGCGGATTGGAGCCGGTCCATCGCCGACTGGGCCAGGAGTGGGTCGGCCATCATGGTGAGGATCTCCGGTGGTTCGCGGTTGCTGGTGATGACCGTTGATGCGGTGCGGTGGCGTTCCACGATGAGCTCGTAGAAGTCATTGGTCTCGGTGGCCTCAAGCCGGTGCAACGCGAGGTCATCGATGATGAGCAGCTCGACGCGGTGTAGTTTGCGCATCTCGTCTTCATAGCTGCCGTCTAGCCGTGCTCCGCGGAGGCGTTTGAACAGTTTGTCGGCGCGTTCGGTATGCACGCTGTGGTGACGTCGCACGGCGATGTGGCCTAATGCGTTGGCCAGGAACGTTTTTCCGACTCCGACCGGTCCCATGATGAGCACGTTGTAGGCGTCGGCCAGAAACCGCAGCGAGGTCAACTCTGCCCATAGTTGGCGGTCGTAGCTGACCGCGGCGGTGTCATCCCAGGCCTGCAGCTGCATCTGCGGATCCAATTGTGCTGTCTTGGCGCGGCGGGCGGCGGACTCGCGGTCGCGGCGGGTGACCTCATCGGCTAGCAGCATTTCCAGGAAGTCGTGGTGTGGCAGCCGATTCGATCGTGCCAGCGCGAGCCGTTCGGGCAGGGTGTCGAGCAGGCGGCCGAGCTTGAGGCGGCGCATCAGCGCTTTGAGGTCTGCAGACACCTCGATCGGCTTGACCGCGGGGGTGGCATCGGGGCGGCGGGTTGTGCTCATGAGGGCCTGCGCACCGCGAAGTCGGTGGCCGCGCGGACGAACCGCGACGCCTGCGGCGGGTTCGGGATCAGCGGCAGCTGTGCGCCGGCACCGCGGGTAAGCATGCGCTCGATCAGCCCGACGTCGATGACCTCGGCGTCCAGCGCGCGCTGGCAGGCGTCATCGACCGCGTCGGCGCCGTGGCGGCGCACCAGTCCCAGGAGTCGGTAGACCTGGCGCATCTTGGTCCACGGCAGCGGATGCTCCAGCACCGCCGCCGCGTAGGCGCCGACATGCTGCCCGTGTGCGGATGCCTTGCGCTGCAAGGTGTTGATATCTCGCATCGCATAGACCGACACCTCGGCCGGTAGATCAGCGGGGTCGGTATGGCGGCGTCCTGGCGCCATGACCGGATGGACCTTGATCAGCTCACCGCGCCAATACAGCTTCACCGTGCGCGCATCCACCCGGGCATCCAGCCGGCGCCCAATCAGCTCACCGGGAACGCTGTAGAGCGCCTTGGCGACCTGCACGTGCCGATCGGGAGCCACCTTGGGCCGGCTCCAGGTCGGGATGTCGAACACCTCGTCGGGTGCCGGTTTGAGGTGGGGTAGCTCGTCGGTGGCGAATACCTCGGCCGGGCGCAGCCGAGTGGTGCCGTGTATCCGCATCCCCGCCACCTGCCCACACCACTGCTCGGCTCGTGCCCGGCAGTCACTCAGATTCCGAAAGTCTTCTCCAGCAAAGAAATTCGACCGAACATATTGGACACAGCGCTCAACCCTAGGCTTGTCGCGCGGGCTGCGGATGCGGGTGGGGTCCACGACGAAGCCCCGCGCCTGAGCGTATTCGCGGAAGGCGTCATTAAGTTTCGGATCGGTCGCATCAGCCTTGTCGACGATGGCCTTCATGTTGTCGGGGATCGCCACCGCGAACACCCCGCCGAAGAATGCCCACGCGGCCTCAAACCCGGCGATCACCTCGTGAAGCGTCTGCCGGTAGGTCGGCCAGACGAACATGTGCCGCGAATACACCGCAGTGAAGATCAACCCCTGCACTACCCGCCGGCGGCCATCCGCGGCATCAGTGAGCATTCCGAGCCGACCGAAATCGACCTGCAGTTCAGCACCGGGCTCGCAATCGGCCACCGGCACCGTGGCCTGCCGAATCCCGAACCCCAATTCCGTTGTGGCATAGCGATGCAACGTTCGATACGACACCACCACGCCCCGACGCCCAAGCAGCGTGTGCACCTTCGTCAGAGTCAAGTCTTGCTTCAGCCACGCCTTGATCTGCTCGTGCTGGGCGGCGATGGTCTCC
This genomic interval from Mycobacterium sp. SMC-2 contains the following:
- a CDS encoding SDR family oxidoreductase produces the protein MSQSMEGRVAVVAGASMGVGRATAIRLAREGATVVLLARRKLLLDEVVEIIGPRAVPIVTDVTSSHDVHAAFDQIAAQFGRIDVLINSAGASRIRLIEEASDEDIAVTINTNLVAPIYTTRSAIPLLRAAGGGDIMNISSEITLDDMPMMTLYAATKRGLNGFTGAMSKELRREGIRVTLVVLGAVGDTGIHENFGPGDLEKAWPLWEADGYLTRMSGTHLLTSATVADVLHDVITRPREVMMDVVHVRPASS
- a CDS encoding CaiB/BaiF CoA-transferase family protein, whose product is MDGVRVLEVAQFTFVPAAGAVLADWGADVIKVEHAEKGDAQRGLSALMGMPVGSGSFAPLMEHPNRGKRSLGLALEQPGALGVLHELIRTSDVFLTNFLPAARRRLGIELDDVRKINPDIIYVRGSGFGNSGPDSEKGGYDSTAFWARAGSAVGTTPVDYGGLCKMPAGAYGDSLGGMTIAGGIAAALFARQRTGETSVIDVSLLGVGAWANALPVGFALLEGGPPAPRAPGNSAPTNPLVGNYRTADDRWLVLAMLQPGRYWPEFCRHIDREDLITDPRFSTAEALMANAMAAAEIVQEVLAARPLAEWVTRFAGMEGQWAIAQDPWEVGQDPALRANGLIAEVLDSDGTPRELVANPVQFDEKPVQLTRAPQFAEHTDDILRALGKSDDELIDLKISGAVT
- a CDS encoding TetR/AcrR family transcriptional regulator — protein: MARSSELKATKDHQPAEAPVPSWQKDSVDRSLRNARARAQARSDRFVSAAIELLGERDESDFTIQDVVDKSNMSQRTFYTFFDGKDSLLLAVYETILRTTAMPMIRERCEGIADPVLRVRALMEALSEITAMPARLARGLSVLHLRLAESRPNDLAYALEPLHSFIVELLEGVADAGLLRDDVPLATQAALLQELLLATSHSAVLSGGRATSVDDLWAFCSAAILRVAT
- a CDS encoding alpha/beta fold hydrolase — protein: MTEPLSTPRAFTYQHDGLTLAYAEIGDGPQPILFVHGATATGEFEWAELAAALGPGYRCILPDLRGHGRSEFRPTATTGTAVRSDLRYLIEYLGLGRPHIVGFSYGAEIALTLELEVPGTAQSLVLISPGTGRPSDYRAPRLEHLHRTWPFALRRLHEATHGPEHWRDLVTALHEDSVSWPELSDEALAGIACPILLMAGERDEPTRQQQGRRFAQVNPRARFVEVAGAAHSAHQKCPDTVRGVIGDFLAEVDLERAERHGAVK
- a CDS encoding aldehyde dehydrogenase family protein, which gives rise to MSERWDYDDMFIDGAWTADDTVGVIEVIDPATEEVIGSVPDAGLKATHAAIAAARRAFDDGPWPRTSPRDRARVLRRFAAILDERHDFLKKLVVAESGSVGFLADIIQVRGTIDIAEWVAEAMELAVRWTEVSPPAGGPTGMAGHAVVREPVGVVAAITPFNFPFFLNIVKVLPALAAGCTVVLKPHQWTPLDAFEIAKAAQDADLPPGVLNVIAGGPEVGEEMTTHPLVDMVTFTGSTATGRAIMAAAAPTVKRLQLELGGKSASIVLDDVPEDHVANMGIITSMIHAGQGCAIQTRMLLPEHLLDAYVEAAKKSAASLKVGDPREPDTLIGPLIRERQRARVEAYVQCGLDEGAELVFGGKRPEHLAKGFFYEPTLFINARNDMRIAQEEIFGPVLTVITYKTEHEAIRIANDSIYGLGGGVIAGNTARGFNVARQIRAGNVSVQTVGSPTVNAEALGSSGPGWSANQPSGVGITGVFGGFKQSGIGREWGHHGIEEFTELKSIAWS
- a CDS encoding SDR family oxidoreductase encodes the protein MEDVLGYAGRHVVVTGAASGMGAATATILTKLGARVTALDVRPTEASVDRALEVDLRDRASIERAAESIDGPVHGYFGCAGLPGPPFSGLDVMLVNFVGARHLVNLILPKIPAGGAIAVVASNAAMGWQLELEQLMELVSTDGFDEGKQWCEAHEEMGAVGAYPFSKKAINAWVASGAATLITDGIRLNCINPGPTDTAMLPHFVEFAGQNVIDAFVGPIRRRSTAEEQAWPLIFLNSPRSSYINGEALVTDGGFFGAVQSGQPPLPLDRDVP
- a CDS encoding dihydrodipicolinate reductase, which gives rise to MPHRVIQWGTGNTGAHSLRFLLEDPAFDVVGVWVKREQNIGRTAGELAGLPSDGPIATHDVDDLVAMAADCVVYMAAEPTGSPKEPGTDGWESVDTMCRLLASGKNVVATGISGLTNPQAFGDDVYDRLRLAAESGGTTFFGTGIEPGFMCDALALSLSSISRDIRSIRAQECLSYATYDQPNYHVGHGGIWGAPCDPSFGNAFAEHILAAGMGGPVLLLADALGVALDDLTAVVDLAAADEDFEVPMGPIGKGTVAGYRFELLGIIGAEARIAVEHITRIHPDVAPHWPSIGSGGFRVIVDGTPSFTAEVIFDEDDPTKAGCVATAARVVNSIPTVCAAPFGVCSFLDLPMISAAGSFS
- a CDS encoding diacylglycerol kinase, with protein sequence MTFQVVQWGTGNLGTLAVQSILKHPDLELIGAWVSSAEKAGRDVGELSRVPPIGVLATQDADLLIAGDADCICYAADSMGREGAVVDDCVGMLRAGKNVVNVSDPALVYPKAKGKDVFDRLQEACLAGNASFYTSGGDPGWAGFGLALAPLTVAQQVRSIRLFEIYNYGPWNNPQLGLYGFGEADTSSSMILLPGVTASIWGPSVAMLADAMGVTLDGIDEAHHVIHADEDFEIASGRIAKGTVSGMSFEIRGMVNGEARIVIEHITKLRREDFPEYGLDDCYRVVIDGEPNIKVDMSLTSDFGDSTHAGYIVAVTPVTNAIPAVCAAPAGVLTYLDLPPHGARGLL
- a CDS encoding nuclear transport factor 2 family protein encodes the protein MLTTIAPSSVGDHRKVSPVAYSREELTAAHDRFIALSVAAQGSGQWDDYCELFTEDALYVEHFLGTYHGRDEIKQWLIPAMTAWPQMRFPVLWRTFNEEDGLVVFAVGNDMPDVDGNGPYSVPSWTLLEYAGDNQWSRVACQGDGTTVLP
- the istB gene encoding IS21-like element helper ATPase IstB, which gives rise to MSTTRRPDATPAVKPIEVSADLKALMRRLKLGRLLDTLPERLALARSNRLPHHDFLEMLLADEVTRRDRESAARRAKTAQLDPQMQLQAWDDTAAVSYDRQLWAELTSLRFLADAYNVLIMGPVGVGKTFLANALGHIAVRRHHSVHTERADKLFKRLRGARLDGSYEDEMRKLHRVELLIIDDLALHRLEATETNDFYELIVERHRTASTVITSNREPPEILTMMADPLLAQSAMDRLQSAAYELVVEGESYRQRQKPRPRKPVNSDQPN
- the istA gene encoding IS21 family transposase, which translates into the protein MSYREVSVIEVREMLRLWLQGHGLREVARLSGTDRKTVRRYVDRARACGLDRDGDGCQLTDELLAAVIAGVRPSRPNGKSQAWETIAAQHEQIKAWLKQDLTLTKVHTLLGRRGVVVSYRTLHRYATTELGFGIRQATVPVADCEPGAELQVDFGRLGMLTDAADGRRRVVQGLIFTAVYSRHMFVWPTYRQTLHEVIAGFEAAWAFFGGVFAVAIPDNMKAIVDKADATDPKLNDAFREYAQARGFVVDPTRIRSPRDKPRVERCVQYVRSNFFAGEDFRNLSDCRARAEQWCGQVAGMRIHGTTRLRPAEVFATDELPHLKPAPDEVFDIPTWSRPKVAPDRHVQVAKALYSVPGELIGRRLDARVDARTVKLYWRGELIKVHPVMAPGRRHTDPADLPAEVSVYAMRDINTLQRKASAHGQHVGAYAAAVLEHPLPWTKMRQVYRLLGLVRRHGADAVDDACQRALDAEVIDVGLIERMLTRGAGAQLPLIPNPPQASRFVRAATDFAVRRPS